From the Mycoplasmatota bacterium genome, one window contains:
- a CDS encoding pyridoxamine 5'-phosphate oxidase family protein, which produces MKMEINKLVEEIIDNCQVSMISSVDSEGYPNTKAMLPPRKRDGIKRFYFSTNTSSIRVKQFKENQKASIYFYDHSKFKGIMFKGRMEVVSDLKAKEMIWRDGDELYYPKGIRDDDYCVLIFKAESARYYENFHSIDFKIK; this is translated from the coding sequence ATGAAAATGGAAATTAATAAGCTGGTAGAAGAAATCATTGATAATTGTCAAGTTTCAATGATTAGTTCAGTTGATTCTGAGGGTTATCCTAATACAAAAGCCATGCTTCCACCACGTAAAAGAGATGGAATAAAAAGGTTCTATTTTTCCACAAATACCTCATCTATCAGAGTTAAACAATTTAAAGAAAATCAGAAAGCATCCATATATTTTTATGATCATTCAAAATTTAAGGGAATTATGTTTAAAGGTAGAATGGAAGTAGTTAGTGATTTAAAAGCGAAAGAGATGATTTGGAGAGATGGCGATGAATTATACTACCCTAAAGGAATAAGAGATGATGATTATTGTGTGTTAATATTTAAAGCAGAATCTGCAAGATATTATGAAAACTTTCACTCAATAGATTTTAAAATCAAATAG